In Chloroflexota bacterium, the sequence AGGGGGGACACGGAGACCCGGGGAGGGGGGACACGGAGACACGGGGAGAGGGGGACGCCGCCAGCGGGCGTACCGTGACGCTAGCAAGCGGTGCGGGAGCTAGGTAGAGACACGGGGAGCATCAGCGGCACAGTAAGCTTTGTCACTTTGTCACTGCGAGGAGATCAAGCGACCTCAACACGTTAACAAGGATAACGGGAACCAGGCAGCGAGATCGACGTGGCAGTCTCATACGCTGTTGGGGAAACCATGCGATGAAGGGAGTCTGAGATTGCCACGGCCCTTGCTCCATGCACAACCGCTGGTGAGGGGGACACGCGCCAGCGGGCGTACCGTGACGCTAGCAAGCGGTGCGGGAGCTAGGTAGGAACACGGGGACGCGGGGACGCGGCAACACGGCGAAAGAGGGACGCGGCGACCCTGAAACTCTGATACTCCGAGGCTCCAAGACTCTGAGACTCTGGGCCGCTGTCGGCGGTCTTCGGTCAGCGGTCAGCGATCCGCTCAGGCCAGGCGTTTCTTCATCTCAAGCGTCAACGCCGGCACAACCTCAAACAGATCACCGACGATGCCGTAGCCTGCCACTGAAAAGATTGGGGCATCGGCATCCTTGTTGATCGCCACGATCACCTTGGAGTCGCTCATGCCAGCCAGGTGTTGAATCGCACCGCTGATCCCGCAGGCGATATACAGGTCGGGCCGTACCATCTTCCCAGTCTGTCCGACTTGACGTGCGTAGGCAATGTAACCGGCATCCACAGCAGCCCGGCTGGCACCCATTGCGCCACCTATGGTATCCGCTAATTCTCTTATCATGGCAAAGCCCGTCTCCGGGTCCCTGGCAACCCCGCGGCCTCCGCTTACGATGATATTGGCCTCTGTCAGGCTTACCTCACCCGTGGATACTTCTTCAAAACCGATGATCTCCTCGCGCAGGTCGCTCGCCGGCAACACGGCGCCCGAGCGTTTGATCGTACCGGAGCGAGCAGGATCGGCTTGCGGGCTTGGAAAGACCCTGGCCCGCACGCTAGCCACCTGAACCGGCGTATCGAAGTGCACGGTCGTCAACATGTTTCCCGCATAAACGGTTCGTGTGGCCACGAGCTTGCCATCGTCGAGAGCCAGATCGATACAGTCCGCCGCGATACCCGCCTCGAGATCACACGCCACGACGGCTGCCAGATCGCGGCCGCGCGCAGTCGCTGCAAATAGAACGATGGTTGGATCGTAGCTCTGGACCAGGTCTTCGACAACCGCGGCATAGGGATCCACCCGATAACTTGCCAGGGAGGCATCCTCCACCAGATGTACGATGTCGGCGCCAAAGGTAATTGCCTCTTGCGCGACCGATTCGACCGAGTCGCCGATAACGACTGCGGCCAACGGTTTACCCGACTGGTCGGCCAGTTCCCGGGCCTTGCCCAAGACTTCCCATGATACCGGCGCAGCCGTACCCTTGAATTGTTCAATGAAAACCAGAATGCTCATCATATCGCCTCCCCTAGACAACTTT encodes:
- a CDS encoding electron transfer flavoprotein subunit alpha/FixB family protein gives rise to the protein MMSILVFIEQFKGTAAPVSWEVLGKARELADQSGKPLAAVVIGDSVESVAQEAITFGADIVHLVEDASLASYRVDPYAAVVEDLVQSYDPTIVLFAATARGRDLAAVVACDLEAGIAADCIDLALDDGKLVATRTVYAGNMLTTVHFDTPVQVASVRARVFPSPQADPARSGTIKRSGAVLPASDLREEIIGFEEVSTGEVSLTEANIIVSGGRGVARDPETGFAMIRELADTIGGAMGASRAAVDAGYIAYARQVGQTGKMVRPDLYIACGISGAIQHLAGMSDSKVIVAINKDADAPIFSVAGYGIVGDLFEVVPALTLEMKKRLA